The Thalassotalea psychrophila genome window below encodes:
- a CDS encoding GntR family transcriptional regulator: protein MNFNNPARQAPVTTADKIFETMQHEIVEGEILAGSKISEPELAKKYQVSRSTLREALNRLEKCHLIERKANVGSRVVECTTKGLLEIYIVREALEGMACRLAASQMEDAEIKELQTILAAHGQEKQLQDGIAYYQEEGDLDFHYRVIQGSNNQQLINILCGELYHLVRMYRCQFGMNSPRASRAYGEHKAILHAIADRDGELAEMLMRRHIAASRKNIERKLEQETE from the coding sequence ATGAACTTTAATAATCCAGCAAGACAAGCACCGGTAACTACTGCCGATAAAATATTTGAAACCATGCAGCATGAAATTGTTGAAGGGGAGATATTAGCGGGCAGTAAAATTAGTGAGCCCGAACTTGCTAAAAAGTATCAGGTAAGTCGTTCAACCCTTCGTGAAGCGCTAAACCGTTTAGAAAAATGCCACTTAATAGAACGTAAAGCTAATGTTGGCTCTCGTGTTGTTGAGTGTACAACTAAGGGCTTACTAGAAATATATATTGTTCGTGAAGCTCTTGAAGGCATGGCATGTCGTTTGGCTGCAAGCCAGATGGAAGATGCTGAAATTAAAGAGTTGCAAACCATTCTTGCCGCTCATGGCCAAGAAAAACAACTACAAGATGGCATCGCTTATTACCAAGAAGAAGGTGATTTAGATTTTCATTATCGAGTGATCCAAGGCAGTAACAATCAACAATTAATCAATATTCTTTGTGGTGAACTATATCACCTTGTGCGTATGTATCGTTGCCAATTTGGCATGAACAGTCCACGTGCAAGTCGTGCATATGGTGAACACAAAGCAATTTTACATGCGATAGCTGACAGAGATGGTGAATTAGCAGAAATGCTAATGCGTCGCCACATTGCTGCATCGCGCAAAAATATCGAAAGAAAACTAGAACAGGAAACTGAATAA
- a CDS encoding nucleoside recognition domain-containing protein — protein sequence MLNIIWLFFFIFAFVVSLYQWLVLGNAGIFEALLTSIISMSKVTVEIAIGLIGILSFWLGMMKIAESGGIVNKIAQAISPLFSRLMPEVPKNHPAFGSITMNLSANFLGLDNAATPLGLKAMSDLQEINPKKDTASNAQILFLVLNTSSVTLFPISVFVYRAQQGAAVATDVFLPILLATFASTLAGLVSVALFQRIKLYKGVILLYLSGAMALVAALVIYLAQLTAEQLASQSSLMGNFLIISVLISFLAIAHLKKINVYDQFIIGAKEGFEVSIKLIPYLLAMLCAIGVFRASGALDLIVDSIRNLVIYLGGDTRFVDALPTAFMKPLSGSGSRAMMIETMNAHGADSFAGRLASIMQGSTETTFYVLAVYFGSVGIRYSRHAITCGLIADVSGICAGIGVCYWFFG from the coding sequence ATGTTAAATATCATCTGGTTGTTTTTCTTCATTTTTGCTTTTGTGGTGTCACTTTATCAATGGCTTGTTCTTGGCAATGCTGGAATTTTTGAAGCACTACTCACTAGTATTATCTCAATGTCTAAAGTCACGGTAGAAATTGCCATTGGTTTAATTGGAATATTAAGCTTTTGGCTTGGTATGATGAAAATTGCCGAAAGTGGCGGTATTGTCAATAAAATAGCGCAAGCTATTTCACCGTTATTCTCTAGGCTAATGCCAGAGGTTCCAAAAAATCATCCTGCCTTTGGTTCAATAACAATGAATTTATCGGCAAATTTTTTAGGGTTAGATAACGCAGCTACGCCGCTAGGCTTAAAAGCAATGAGTGATCTGCAGGAGATTAACCCCAAAAAAGATACCGCTAGTAACGCGCAAATACTTTTTTTAGTGCTTAATACATCCTCAGTTACTCTCTTCCCTATAAGCGTATTTGTTTATCGGGCACAGCAGGGGGCAGCTGTTGCTACCGATGTATTTCTTCCTATACTTCTTGCAACGTTTGCTTCTACATTAGCAGGGCTAGTCTCAGTCGCTCTGTTTCAACGAATTAAGTTATATAAAGGTGTCATACTTTTATATCTTAGTGGTGCTATGGCCTTGGTAGCCGCATTGGTTATTTATTTAGCGCAGTTAACCGCAGAACAGTTAGCGAGCCAATCTTCATTAATGGGCAATTTTTTGATTATCTCTGTGTTGATCAGTTTTCTTGCTATCGCTCATTTGAAAAAAATTAATGTATACGATCAATTCATTATTGGTGCTAAAGAAGGTTTTGAGGTCAGTATTAAATTGATCCCTTATTTGTTGGCTATGCTTTGCGCTATTGGTGTCTTTCGAGCAAGTGGCGCACTAGACTTAATTGTCGACAGTATACGCAATTTAGTTATTTACCTGGGAGGCGACACTCGTTTTGTTGATGCATTGCCAACTGCGTTTATGAAACCATTAAGCGGCTCTGGCTCTCGAGCAATGATGATTGAAACAATGAATGCTCATGGTGCCGACTCATTTGCTGGGCGGTTAGCCTCAATAATGCAAGGATCTACTGAAACCACCTTTTATGTGTTAGCTGTATATTTTGGTAGTGTTGGTATTCGTTATTCCCGCCATGCCATTACTTGTGGCCTTATTGCTGATGTTAGTGGTATTTGCGCTGGTATTGGTGTCTGTTACTGGTTCTTTGGCTAA
- a CDS encoding glutathione S-transferase family protein, with product MKLWHCYDSRSLRALWALEEMGLKYQVEVLPFPPRFLKKDYLDTNPLGTVPFFEDGDICLTESTAICHYLVEKYNQHQLAIPVEHPEYGQFLNYLYQSDTTYTFPLALILRYKYLEQGERLSTQIVEDYSQWLFSRMRGLVKHLKTNEYLCGNKFTIADIAIGMALNFGERIGLADNYKPEIKAYLTRLQARPAFKRAREIGVDLDPFMNL from the coding sequence ATGAAATTATGGCACTGTTATGACTCACGATCTTTGCGTGCATTGTGGGCATTAGAAGAAATGGGACTTAAATATCAGGTGGAAGTGCTACCTTTTCCACCTCGTTTTTTAAAGAAAGACTATTTAGATACCAATCCGTTGGGTACAGTGCCATTTTTTGAAGATGGCGATATTTGTTTAACCGAATCAACGGCAATATGTCATTACTTGGTGGAAAAATATAACCAACACCAGTTAGCCATACCTGTTGAACATCCAGAATATGGTCAGTTTCTGAATTATCTTTACCAGAGCGATACTACTTATACTTTTCCATTAGCATTAATACTTCGCTATAAATACTTAGAGCAAGGTGAGCGTTTAAGCACGCAAATTGTAGAAGATTATAGCCAATGGCTATTTTCAAGAATGCGCGGCTTGGTAAAGCACTTAAAAACTAATGAATATCTTTGTGGCAATAAATTTACTATAGCTGATATCGCGATAGGTATGGCGCTTAATTTTGGTGAACGAATTGGTTTAGCAGATAATTATAAGCCAGAAATCAAAGCATATTTAACTAGACTCCAAGCTAGACCCGCGTTTAAAAGAGCAAGGGAGATAGGTGTTGATTTAGATCCTTTTATGAATTTATAG
- a CDS encoding TatD family hydrolase → MFIDSHCHLDRLDLSDFNNDLDGVVNAAKEANVSNMLCVSVTLKEFPSMVAKTEKYDNVQLSCGVHPLNQEDKVDEAELLALADHKRVVAVGETGLDYFYAPETQEVQRDAFRKHIRVARKLNKPIIIHTRDAQQDTLDIMREEGAEQVGGVLHCFTESWEMAEQAIAMGFYISFSGIVTFKNASALRHVAHQVPDDKFLIETDSPYLAPVPHRGKQNQPAYVVEVAKMLADVRGQTVEQIAKLSTNNYKRLFNV, encoded by the coding sequence TTGTTCATAGACTCTCACTGTCATTTAGACCGTCTCGATTTATCTGATTTTAACAACGATCTCGATGGTGTTGTTAACGCGGCCAAAGAAGCCAATGTTAGTAATATGCTTTGTGTATCAGTAACACTCAAAGAATTCCCAAGCATGGTTGCTAAAACTGAAAAATATGACAATGTACAATTATCTTGTGGAGTACATCCATTAAATCAAGAAGATAAGGTAGATGAAGCTGAACTATTAGCACTAGCAGATCACAAAAGGGTAGTGGCTGTTGGTGAAACCGGTTTAGACTATTTCTATGCGCCTGAAACACAAGAAGTACAGCGAGATGCATTTCGTAAACACATTCGCGTGGCTAGAAAATTAAATAAACCTATTATTATTCACACCCGTGATGCTCAGCAAGATACCTTAGATATCATGCGAGAAGAGGGCGCAGAACAAGTGGGCGGTGTGTTGCATTGTTTTACTGAAAGTTGGGAAATGGCAGAACAAGCAATTGCGATGGGGTTCTACATTTCATTCTCCGGCATCGTTACCTTTAAAAATGCCTCTGCATTACGTCATGTTGCCCACCAAGTACCTGATGATAAGTTCTTGATCGAAACTGACTCACCTTATTTAGCGCCAGTACCGCACCGAGGTAAGCAAAATCAACCAGCATATGTTGTAGAAGTTGCTAAAATGCTTGCTGATGTACGCGGCCAAACAGTTGAGCAAATAGCAAAGCTATCTACTAATAACTACAAGCGCCTGTTCAACGTTTAA
- a CDS encoding HupE/UreJ family protein, with amino-acid sequence MAHGVDESTRVFLQNNTGVQFFPFMYIGAKHMVTGYDHLLFLVGVIFFLYKSRDILLYVSMFTLGHSLTLLLGVMIDIQVNAYLIDAIIGLSVVYKGFDNLGGFKRTLGYSPNAKVAVLVFGLFHGFGLATKLQEFQLPEDGLFTNLLAFNIGVEIGQFAALTFILLGISYWRKHHTFKQFSTATNTLLVSAGFMLIGFQLTGYFVN; translated from the coding sequence ATGGCACATGGCGTAGATGAAAGTACCCGGGTGTTTTTACAAAACAATACTGGCGTGCAGTTTTTCCCATTTATGTACATTGGCGCTAAACATATGGTCACCGGATATGATCATCTTTTGTTTTTAGTTGGTGTGATCTTCTTTTTATACAAAAGCAGAGACATATTATTATATGTGAGCATGTTTACTTTAGGACATAGTTTAACCCTGCTGCTAGGTGTGATGATTGATATACAAGTTAATGCTTATCTTATCGATGCTATTATTGGCTTATCAGTTGTATACAAAGGTTTTGATAATTTAGGTGGGTTCAAACGAACCTTAGGTTATAGTCCAAATGCGAAAGTCGCAGTGTTGGTTTTTGGGTTGTTTCATGGTTTTGGTTTAGCAACTAAATTACAAGAATTTCAGTTGCCAGAAGATGGCCTGTTTACTAATTTGCTTGCCTTTAACATAGGCGTAGAAATAGGACAGTTCGCCGCATTAACGTTTATTTTGCTTGGCATTAGTTATTGGCGAAAACATCACACCTTTAAGCAATTTTCTACTGCCACTAATACGCTGTTAGTAAGCGCTGGTTTTATGCTTATAGGATTTCAACTTACCGGTTACTTTGTTAATTAA
- a CDS encoding PilZ domain-containing protein, with protein sequence MNNFALEFKNERELYMAYMPFLKQGGLFIKTAEQFELGDKINLEVTLPGQLESVQLDTSVCWITPHGAQNGTEPGVGVAFLSDEHNVRNQIESNLGRMLNSKEATYTM encoded by the coding sequence ATGAATAACTTTGCATTAGAATTTAAAAATGAACGCGAATTGTATATGGCCTACATGCCTTTTTTAAAACAAGGCGGACTATTCATAAAAACAGCTGAGCAGTTTGAGCTAGGCGATAAAATTAATTTAGAAGTCACTCTGCCTGGCCAATTAGAATCCGTACAATTGGATACTTCTGTTTGCTGGATCACTCCACACGGTGCTCAAAATGGCACTGAACCTGGCGTTGGAGTGGCATTTTTAAGTGACGAACACAACGTGCGTAACCAAATAGAGTCTAATTTAGGACGTATGCTTAATTCTAAAGAAGCCACCTACACGATGTAA
- the tmk gene encoding dTMP kinase, with protein sequence MSGQSQGKFIVVEGIEGAGKSSAIEVIENFLTAQQISYEKTREPGGTPLAEKLRTLVKEPSEEQITPQCELLLMYASRSQLVANKILPALNQGKWVVGDRHDLSSRAYQGGGREFSDSVIDTIANITLNGFKPDFTLYLDIEPELGLSRAQARGELDRIEQEKIDFFHRVRNKYLQLATSDDSIFIVDASQTMEKVHSDITELLSKHFGS encoded by the coding sequence ATGTCAGGTCAATCTCAGGGAAAGTTTATTGTTGTCGAAGGTATTGAGGGGGCAGGTAAATCATCAGCCATAGAAGTTATTGAAAATTTCTTAACTGCTCAACAAATTAGCTATGAGAAAACTCGTGAGCCTGGTGGTACGCCATTGGCTGAAAAATTAAGAACATTAGTTAAAGAACCTAGTGAAGAACAAATTACTCCTCAGTGCGAACTATTGTTAATGTACGCCAGTCGTTCACAACTTGTCGCCAATAAAATATTACCAGCACTCAATCAAGGAAAGTGGGTGGTAGGTGATCGTCATGATTTATCATCTCGAGCGTATCAAGGTGGTGGACGTGAATTTAGTGATTCAGTTATTGATACCATAGCAAATATAACATTAAATGGTTTTAAACCAGACTTTACTCTTTATTTAGATATTGAACCTGAACTAGGACTATCTCGCGCTCAAGCTCGCGGTGAGTTAGATCGAATCGAACAAGAAAAAATAGATTTTTTCCATCGCGTACGCAACAAGTACCTGCAGTTAGCTACATCTGACGATAGTATTTTTATTGTCGATGCTAGCCAGACTATGGAAAAAGTACATAGCGATATTACTGAATTATTGAGTAAACATTTTGGCAGCTAA
- the mltG gene encoding endolytic transglycosylase MltG, producing the protein MKRIAFILLFITLAAVITVYTVTVRHVDNDLPIKESQFYTVSKGSSFNSVVANLIKQQWLETSLWLKLYSKLHPEITEIKAGTYKLPEQLTIKQLFAILVAGEEHQFKITFVEGSTFKEWFIQLAETEHVQSTLADKSYQQILSTLESEHKHPEGLFFPDTYQFISGTKDIDILKQAYQRMAAELDESWQGRAKNLPYKNTYEVLIMASMVEKETAKISEQPLISAVFITRLAKRMRLQTDPTIIYGLGERYTGDITYANLREKTAYNTYRINGMPPTPIAMPGKSAIEASLHPANSPFLYFVSKGNGEHHFSTTLAEHNNAVNKYIRGKK; encoded by the coding sequence ATGAAACGCATTGCTTTTATCTTGTTATTTATCACCCTAGCAGCAGTGATTACTGTATATACAGTTACTGTGCGTCATGTTGATAACGACTTACCTATTAAAGAGTCGCAGTTTTATACCGTTTCCAAAGGCAGTTCGTTTAATTCTGTAGTGGCCAATTTAATTAAACAACAATGGCTTGAAACATCTCTTTGGTTAAAGCTGTATAGTAAGTTACACCCAGAGATTACTGAAATTAAAGCCGGAACATATAAGTTGCCAGAGCAGCTTACGATAAAACAATTATTTGCAATCCTTGTTGCCGGTGAAGAACATCAATTTAAAATTACCTTTGTTGAGGGTTCAACCTTTAAAGAGTGGTTTATCCAATTGGCAGAAACAGAACACGTTCAATCCACCTTGGCAGACAAAAGCTACCAACAAATTCTGAGTACTTTAGAGAGTGAGCATAAGCACCCTGAAGGACTATTTTTTCCAGATACTTATCAGTTTATCTCTGGCACAAAAGATATTGATATTTTGAAGCAGGCATACCAACGTATGGCGGCAGAGTTAGATGAAAGTTGGCAGGGCAGAGCAAAGAATTTACCATATAAAAACACCTATGAAGTATTAATTATGGCGTCTATGGTCGAGAAAGAAACGGCTAAAATTAGTGAGCAGCCATTAATTTCTGCAGTTTTTATAACTCGCTTAGCTAAACGAATGCGCTTGCAAACTGACCCAACCATTATTTATGGATTAGGCGAACGCTACACTGGTGATATTACTTATGCTAACTTAAGAGAGAAAACGGCGTATAATACTTACCGTATTAACGGTATGCCACCTACGCCCATTGCCATGCCTGGTAAATCAGCCATTGAAGCAAGTTTACATCCGGCCAACTCACCATTCTTATACTTTGTAAGTAAAGGCAACGGAGAACATCATTTTTCAACCACTTTAGCCGAGCATAATAACGCGGTTAACAAATACATCAGAGGGAAGAAGTAA
- the pabC gene encoding aminodeoxychorismate lyase produces MLYSSVNYTQTELIDISDRGLAFGDGIFTTGKVVEGKLEHYKAHIDRLKHGCATLQLPTPDWQALESEISKAINGRTLAAIKVIITAGVSSRGYSRRGGLTPTVVITVSEFPCHYPLWQKQGVNLGISTVKLGLNPSTAGIKHLNRLEQVLIRNELDTLDVDEVVVCDINNNIVECNTANIFWVKNSTLFTPCLKLSGVTGIVREELIKSSANVQIVNASIEVLHSADAIFISNSLLGVIPVVKFMERSFNIETVLALLGKC; encoded by the coding sequence ATGCTATACAGTTCAGTTAACTATACACAAACCGAGCTCATCGATATTTCTGATCGAGGCTTAGCTTTTGGTGATGGAATATTTACTACAGGTAAAGTTGTAGAAGGTAAGCTCGAACATTATAAGGCGCACATTGATCGATTAAAACACGGTTGTGCAACTTTACAATTGCCAACACCCGACTGGCAAGCGTTAGAAAGTGAAATTTCTAAAGCTATAAACGGTCGAACTCTAGCTGCAATTAAAGTGATTATCACCGCAGGTGTAAGTAGCCGGGGATATTCGAGACGCGGCGGTTTAACTCCAACAGTTGTCATCACTGTGAGCGAATTTCCCTGTCATTACCCTTTGTGGCAAAAACAAGGGGTGAATTTAGGCATAAGCACAGTTAAACTCGGTTTAAATCCAAGCACTGCTGGTATTAAACATTTAAATCGTTTGGAACAAGTGTTGATACGAAATGAACTGGATACCTTAGATGTTGATGAGGTTGTCGTTTGTGATATTAACAACAACATTGTTGAGTGTAATACCGCTAACATCTTTTGGGTTAAAAACAGCACATTATTTACCCCTTGTCTAAAATTGTCGGGTGTAACGGGCATTGTCAGAGAAGAACTTATTAAATCATCAGCGAACGTTCAAATCGTCAATGCAAGTATAGAAGTATTACACAGTGCTGACGCAATCTTTATCTCTAATTCATTATTAGGTGTTATTCCAGTGGTTAAATTTATGGAAAGATCGTTTAATATTGAAACTGTTTTAGCTTTACTAGGGAAGTGTTAA
- the fabF gene encoding beta-ketoacyl-ACP synthase II, giving the protein MVMRRVVVTGLGMLSPLGNNSLSTWDSLLAGKSGIGLIDHLDLTHFTTKFAGLIKDFNPEEFGIAKKETRKMDLFIQYGVAAGHQAIEDSGLEVTEQNAGRIGVAIGSGIGGLGLIEEGHAKTISQNVRKLSPFFCPSTILNMISGHLSIMHGLKGPNIAIVTACTTGVHNIGHAARMIAYGDADAMVAGGAEKASTVLGMGGFMSARALSTRNDAPEQASRPWDKDRDGFVLSDGAGVVVLEEYEHAKARGAKIYAELCGFGMSGDAHHITSPPTNGEGGAAAMSNAIRDAGINANQIGYINAHGTSTPAGDIAETNGAKSVFGDHAYKLMMGSTKSMTGHMLGAAGSAEAIFTILALQNQEVPPTINLDNPDEGCDLDYIRGEARQAKLDYALCNSFGFGGTNGSLLFKKI; this is encoded by the coding sequence ATTGTTATGCGACGAGTCGTAGTCACTGGTTTAGGGATGCTAAGCCCGCTAGGAAATAATTCACTTTCAACTTGGGACTCACTACTCGCTGGTAAAAGTGGTATTGGCCTAATTGATCACCTTGATCTTACACACTTCACTACTAAGTTTGCCGGTCTGATAAAAGACTTTAACCCCGAAGAATTTGGTATCGCCAAAAAAGAAACCCGTAAAATGGATTTATTCATTCAATACGGTGTAGCTGCTGGCCATCAAGCTATTGAAGATTCAGGTCTAGAAGTTACTGAGCAAAATGCCGGTCGTATTGGCGTTGCTATTGGTTCAGGTATTGGCGGATTAGGCTTAATTGAAGAAGGTCATGCAAAAACCATTAGTCAAAATGTTAGGAAATTATCACCTTTCTTCTGTCCATCGACTATTTTGAATATGATCTCAGGTCACTTATCAATTATGCATGGCTTAAAAGGGCCGAATATTGCCATTGTAACTGCATGTACTACTGGTGTTCATAATATTGGCCATGCTGCGCGTATGATTGCTTACGGTGATGCCGATGCTATGGTTGCAGGTGGCGCCGAAAAAGCCTCTACTGTATTAGGCATGGGCGGCTTTATGTCAGCACGTGCTCTTTCTACTCGTAACGATGCACCAGAACAAGCTTCACGTCCTTGGGATAAAGACCGAGACGGTTTTGTATTGAGTGATGGTGCTGGTGTTGTTGTACTTGAAGAGTATGAACATGCTAAAGCCCGAGGTGCAAAAATTTATGCAGAACTTTGCGGTTTTGGTATGAGTGGTGATGCACACCATATCACCTCACCACCAACTAATGGTGAAGGCGGTGCAGCTGCTATGTCTAATGCAATCCGTGATGCTGGCATAAATGCTAACCAAATTGGCTATATAAACGCACACGGTACATCAACCCCTGCAGGTGATATTGCTGAAACTAATGGTGCCAAATCAGTATTTGGTGATCATGCATATAAATTAATGATGGGCTCAACTAAATCAATGACCGGTCATATGTTAGGTGCCGCTGGCTCTGCTGAGGCTATTTTTACTATCCTCGCATTACAAAACCAAGAAGTACCACCAACAATTAATCTAGACAATCCTGATGAAGGTTGTGATTTAGATTATATCAGAGGCGAAGCTCGTCAAGCTAAACTTGATTATGCACTGTGTAATTCGTTTGGTTTCGGTGGCACTAACGGTTCGTTATTATTTAAGAAGATTTAG
- the acpP gene encoding acyl carrier protein, whose protein sequence is MSTIEERVRKIIVEQLGVKEEEAKNEASFVDDLGADSLDTVELVMALEEEFDIEIPDEEAEKITTVQTAIDYVTAHG, encoded by the coding sequence ATGAGTACTATCGAAGAACGCGTAAGAAAAATCATTGTTGAACAATTAGGTGTTAAAGAAGAAGAAGCAAAAAACGAAGCATCTTTTGTTGATGACTTAGGTGCAGATTCTCTAGACACAGTAGAATTAGTAATGGCTCTTGAAGAAGAATTTGATATTGAAATTCCAGACGAAGAAGCTGAAAAGATTACTACAGTTCAAACAGCTATCGATTACGTGACTGCTCACGGTTAA
- the fabG gene encoding 3-oxoacyl-ACP reductase FabG: MSLFSLEGKTALITGASRGIGKAIAEQLVAQGAKVIGTATSQGGADNISAYLGANGKGYELNVTDTDSIAALFAAIKADFGQIDILVNNAGITRDNLMMRMKDSEWDDIITTNLNSLFKISKAVMRPMMKQRSGRIINIGSVVGSMGNAGQVNYATSKAGLLGFTKSLAKEVASRGITVNAIAPGFIDTDMTKALNDEQREAISSQVPANRLGQPEEIAATVAFLASDAAAYINGETIHVNGGMYMV, encoded by the coding sequence ATGTCTTTATTTTCATTAGAAGGTAAAACTGCACTAATTACAGGTGCAAGCCGAGGTATTGGTAAAGCGATCGCAGAGCAATTAGTTGCTCAAGGCGCAAAAGTAATCGGTACAGCAACCTCTCAAGGTGGTGCTGACAACATTAGTGCATATTTGGGTGCTAACGGTAAAGGTTACGAATTAAACGTAACGGATACAGACTCAATCGCTGCATTATTTGCTGCAATCAAAGCCGATTTCGGTCAAATTGATATCTTAGTAAATAACGCAGGTATTACACGTGACAATTTAATGATGCGAATGAAAGACAGTGAGTGGGATGATATCATTACTACTAACTTAAATTCATTATTCAAAATTAGTAAAGCTGTAATGCGTCCAATGATGAAGCAACGTAGTGGCCGTATAATTAATATTGGTTCAGTTGTTGGCTCAATGGGTAATGCCGGTCAAGTAAACTACGCAACGTCTAAAGCAGGCTTGTTAGGTTTTACTAAATCATTAGCTAAAGAAGTTGCCTCTCGTGGTATTACAGTAAATGCAATTGCACCTGGTTTTATTGATACTGATATGACTAAAGCTTTAAATGATGAACAACGTGAAGCAATTTCATCACAAGTTCCTGCAAATCGTTTAGGTCAACCAGAAGAGATTGCTGCAACTGTTGCATTTTTAGCCTCAGATGCGGCAGCATATATTAACGGTGAAACTATTCACGTTAATGGCGGTATGTACATGGTTTAA
- the fabD gene encoding ACP S-malonyltransferase, whose amino-acid sequence MNNNLAFVFPGQGSQAVGMLADLGDNEVVKATFTAASNALGYDLWDLIQNDSEGKLNQTDYTQPALLTASVAIFRAWLAKGGETPSVLAGHSLGEYSALVCADVISLENAVKLVEKRGQYMQQAVPAGVGAMYAIIGLADDAILAACAQAAGDEVVSAVNFNSPGQVVIAGNKAAVERAGALCKEAGAKRALPLPVSVPSHCALMQPAADKLAADLAHIEFNSPQIPVINNVDVAIVTDGAVIKDALIRQLYSPVRWTESVEKMAGMGAEQLIEAGPGKVLAGLVKRINKQLNCVSVNTTDTLNSALEG is encoded by the coding sequence ATGAATAATAATTTAGCCTTTGTATTTCCAGGACAAGGCTCTCAAGCCGTAGGCATGTTGGCTGATCTTGGTGATAACGAAGTTGTTAAAGCTACGTTTACTGCCGCATCTAATGCATTAGGTTACGATTTATGGGACCTAATTCAAAACGATAGTGAAGGTAAACTCAATCAAACTGATTACACACAACCGGCATTGTTAACCGCTAGTGTTGCAATCTTTCGCGCTTGGTTAGCTAAAGGTGGTGAAACGCCATCTGTGTTAGCTGGTCACTCATTAGGTGAATACTCTGCGCTTGTATGTGCTGATGTTATTAGCCTTGAAAACGCAGTTAAACTCGTTGAAAAGCGTGGTCAATACATGCAACAAGCTGTACCTGCTGGTGTAGGTGCAATGTATGCGATTATTGGTTTAGCTGATGATGCTATTCTTGCCGCCTGTGCACAAGCTGCTGGCGATGAGGTCGTATCGGCAGTTAACTTTAACTCTCCTGGTCAAGTGGTTATTGCAGGTAACAAAGCTGCAGTAGAACGTGCTGGTGCACTTTGTAAAGAAGCGGGCGCTAAACGTGCTTTACCTCTTCCTGTAAGCGTGCCATCACATTGTGCATTAATGCAACCTGCAGCTGATAAGCTGGCAGCTGACTTAGCTCATATTGAATTTAACAGTCCGCAGATCCCGGTAATTAATAACGTAGATGTTGCTATAGTTACTGACGGCGCTGTAATTAAAGACGCATTAATCCGTCAATTATACAGCCCAGTTCGTTGGACTGAATCTGTTGAAAAAATGGCAGGTATGGGCGCAGAACAACTTATTGAAGCCGGTCCTGGTAAAGTATTAGCAGGCCTTGTAAAACGTATCAACAAACAACTTAATTGTGTTTCAGTAAATACTACAGATACACTAAATTCAGCTTTAGAAGGTTAG